TTCAAAACGGGGATGTAAAGCCTCTAAACTAGCCATATCCAACCTTTTTATGAGAATATCCTCTAATTCTTCTTTGCTGATGCCAAATTCCTTTGAAAATGGTTCGATTATATCAACACGCCATCGGTAACTTTCAATGATGCGCATCTTCATAAGATGGAGCACTTCATCTTCGTGGGAGGTGTTTTCATCATCTCTTCCAATGTTTTGGTTATTCAAAGGATCACCGTCCTCGTTATCCAGATGATTCCGGCAACTATAATACCGATAAAGGTTTCATTTCTACCATAACCTGGCCTCATT
The sequence above is a segment of the Methanobacterium petrolearium genome. Coding sequences within it:
- a CDS encoding DUF1959 domain-containing protein is translated as MNNQNIGRDDENTSHEDEVLHLMKMRIIESYRWRVDIIEPFSKEFGISKEELEDILIKRLDMASLEALHPRFESSKRPCIKEKIHADLKLCWFSDVMNILTDEETEQIKNKIADEILKEGKSYEEAIKDGRKDLLEYLMR